From one Coffea eugenioides isolate CCC68of chromosome 11, Ceug_1.0, whole genome shotgun sequence genomic stretch:
- the LOC113751700 gene encoding DEAD-box ATP-dependent RNA helicase 22 isoform X1, with product MILQHSISFPMLHICRFSSSSSSLSPNLILPLKHSFLRSRLSFSITPCSFKTRSLGTAAAGVATAAGNKSGSETFFAEENVSWASLGVSDLVARALSDIGLHRPSLVQAACIPRILSGADTVVAAETGSGKTHGYLVPLFDMLCRTSDDSVESLSDRELGKRYPQSLVLCPNVMLCGQIVQMANNLRKENEEPLLRVAAVCGHQGWPVHEPDIIVSTPVALLNYLYAVDLERCRRSNFIRGVKYVVFDEADMLLCGGFQNQVIRLIHMLRFDEKQLSRMKSLENENTVGLSDKGHIEASINERIDMDGDFILENDERSESDDAAETLETEDHNAQRKDWRRVRKTYERSKQYIFVAATLPMNGKKTAGEVLKRMYPEASWVTGNYVHRHNPRLEQKWIEVTADTQVDALISAVNHGYNSGLNSSSGIVRTIVFANTVEAVEAVSKILTGAGIECFRYHSDSSLDERTRNLLDFQQKGGVFVCTDAAARGLDVPNISHVIQAEFATSAVDFLHRVGRTARAGQPGLVTSLYTEANRDLVSAIRQAEKQGLPVEKAFSRKRSFRNKLKKSGLRKTSVHTVLEKS from the exons ATGATTTTGCAGCATTCAATTTCATTTCCAATGCTTCACATatgcagattttcatcatcGTCTTCTTCTCTATCCCCTAATCTTATCCTGCCTCTAAAGCATTCTTTTCTCCGATCTCGCTTATCTTTTTCAATCACACCATGCAGCTTTAAAACTAGATCATTGGGAACAGCCGCCGCCGGTGTTGCCACCGCTGCTGGTAATAAAAGTGGAAGTGAGACATTCTTTGCAGAAGAAAATGTTTCATGGGCTTCTCTGGGTGTTTCTGATTTAGTTGCTCGAGCTCTATCTGATATTGGTTTGCACAGACCCTCCCTAGTTCAG GCCGCTTGCATCCCGAGAATACTTTCGGGAGCTGACACAGTGGTTGCAGCAGAGACTGGTAGTGGGAAAACCCATGGATATCTAGTTCCTTTATTCGATATGTTATGCAGGACCTCTGATGATTCAGTGGAATCTTTGTCTGATCGAGAATTGGGCAAACGCTATCCTCAATCTCTTGTTCTTTGTCCAAATGTCATGTTGTGTGGACAAATTGTCCAGATGGCAAACAATCTGcgtaaagaaaatgaagaacctCTGCTTAGGGTTGCAGCTGTATGTGGGCATCAG GGTTGGCCAGTTCATGAACCAGATATAATAGTTTCAACACCAGTTGCGCTTCTCAATTACCTTTATGCAGTTGATCTAGAGAGATGCAGGCGCTCTAACTTCATACGTGGTGTGAAATATGTT GTTTTTGATGAAGCAGACATGCTTCTTTGTGGGGGCTTCCAGAACCAAGTCATCCGTCTCATACACATGCTTCGCTTTGATGAAAAGCAGTTGTCTCGCATGAAGAGTTTAGAAAATGAGAACACTGTGGGCTTAAGTGATAAGGGTCACATTGAAGCTAGTATAAATGAGCGTATAGATATGGATGGagattttattttggaaaatgATGAACGTTCTGAGAGTGATGATGCTGCTGAAACCTTGGAAACTGAAGATCATAATGCGCAAAGGAAAGACTGGAGAAGGGTTAGGAAAACATATGAGCGGAGTAAGCAGTACATTTTTGTTGCAGCAACTCTTCCTATGAATGGAAAAAAAACTGCAGGAGAAGTATTGAAACGGATGTATCCAGAAGCCAGCTGGGTTACAGGAAATTACGTCCATCGCCACAACCCCAG GTTGGAGCAGAAATGGATTGAAGTGACAGCTGACACACAGGTAGATGCTCTCATAAGTGCTGTCAACCATGGTTACAATTCTGGATTGAATTCTTCATCTGGGATTGTCCGAACAATTGTGTTTGCCAATACTGTTGAGGCTGTTGAAGCTGTGTCTAAGATCTTGACTGGAGCTGGAATTGAATGTTTTCGTTACCATAGTGATAGCTCGTTGGATGAGCGCACGAGAAATTTATTGGATTTCCAGCAGAAAGGTGGTGTTTTTGTGTGTACAGATGCTGCTGCACGTGGTCTAGATGTGCCTAATATTTCACATGTTATTCAG GCTGAATTTGCTACATCTGCTGTCGATTTCCTCCATAGAGTTGGTCGCACAGCAAGAGCAGGTCAACCTGGCCTTGTTACAAGCCTGTATACAGAAGCAAACCGTGATCTTGTCTCTGCAATTCGCCAAGCTGAAAAACAGGGTCTACCTGTG
- the LOC113751700 gene encoding DEAD-box ATP-dependent RNA helicase 22 isoform X2: protein MILQHSISFPMLHICRFSSSSSSLSPNLILPLKHSFLRSRLSFSITPCSFKTRSLGTAAAGVATAAGNKSGSETFFAEENVSWASLGVSDLVARALSDIGLHRPSLVQAACIPRILSGADTVVAAETGSGKTHGYLVPLFDMLCRTSDDSVESLSDRELGKRYPQSLVLCPNVMLCGQIVQMANNLRKENEEPLLRVAAVCGHQGWPVHEPDIIVSTPVALLNYLYAVDLERCRRSNFIRGVKYVVFDEADMLLCGGFQNQVIRLIHMLRFDEKQLSRMKSLENENTVGLSDKGHIEASINERIDMDGDFILENDERSESDDAAETLETEDHNAQRKDWRRVRKTYERSKQYIFVAATLPMNGKKTAGEVLKRMYPEASWVTGNYVHRHNPRLEQKWIEVTADTQVDALISAVNHGYNSGLNSSSGIVRTIVFANTVEAVEAVSKILTGAGIECFRYHSDSSLDERTRNLLDFQQKGGVFVCTDAAARGLDVPNISHVIQAEFATSAVDFLHRVGRTARAGQPGLVTSLYTEANRDLVSAIRQAEKQGLPEKAFSRKRSFRNKLKKSGLRKTSVHTVLEKS, encoded by the exons ATGATTTTGCAGCATTCAATTTCATTTCCAATGCTTCACATatgcagattttcatcatcGTCTTCTTCTCTATCCCCTAATCTTATCCTGCCTCTAAAGCATTCTTTTCTCCGATCTCGCTTATCTTTTTCAATCACACCATGCAGCTTTAAAACTAGATCATTGGGAACAGCCGCCGCCGGTGTTGCCACCGCTGCTGGTAATAAAAGTGGAAGTGAGACATTCTTTGCAGAAGAAAATGTTTCATGGGCTTCTCTGGGTGTTTCTGATTTAGTTGCTCGAGCTCTATCTGATATTGGTTTGCACAGACCCTCCCTAGTTCAG GCCGCTTGCATCCCGAGAATACTTTCGGGAGCTGACACAGTGGTTGCAGCAGAGACTGGTAGTGGGAAAACCCATGGATATCTAGTTCCTTTATTCGATATGTTATGCAGGACCTCTGATGATTCAGTGGAATCTTTGTCTGATCGAGAATTGGGCAAACGCTATCCTCAATCTCTTGTTCTTTGTCCAAATGTCATGTTGTGTGGACAAATTGTCCAGATGGCAAACAATCTGcgtaaagaaaatgaagaacctCTGCTTAGGGTTGCAGCTGTATGTGGGCATCAG GGTTGGCCAGTTCATGAACCAGATATAATAGTTTCAACACCAGTTGCGCTTCTCAATTACCTTTATGCAGTTGATCTAGAGAGATGCAGGCGCTCTAACTTCATACGTGGTGTGAAATATGTT GTTTTTGATGAAGCAGACATGCTTCTTTGTGGGGGCTTCCAGAACCAAGTCATCCGTCTCATACACATGCTTCGCTTTGATGAAAAGCAGTTGTCTCGCATGAAGAGTTTAGAAAATGAGAACACTGTGGGCTTAAGTGATAAGGGTCACATTGAAGCTAGTATAAATGAGCGTATAGATATGGATGGagattttattttggaaaatgATGAACGTTCTGAGAGTGATGATGCTGCTGAAACCTTGGAAACTGAAGATCATAATGCGCAAAGGAAAGACTGGAGAAGGGTTAGGAAAACATATGAGCGGAGTAAGCAGTACATTTTTGTTGCAGCAACTCTTCCTATGAATGGAAAAAAAACTGCAGGAGAAGTATTGAAACGGATGTATCCAGAAGCCAGCTGGGTTACAGGAAATTACGTCCATCGCCACAACCCCAG GTTGGAGCAGAAATGGATTGAAGTGACAGCTGACACACAGGTAGATGCTCTCATAAGTGCTGTCAACCATGGTTACAATTCTGGATTGAATTCTTCATCTGGGATTGTCCGAACAATTGTGTTTGCCAATACTGTTGAGGCTGTTGAAGCTGTGTCTAAGATCTTGACTGGAGCTGGAATTGAATGTTTTCGTTACCATAGTGATAGCTCGTTGGATGAGCGCACGAGAAATTTATTGGATTTCCAGCAGAAAGGTGGTGTTTTTGTGTGTACAGATGCTGCTGCACGTGGTCTAGATGTGCCTAATATTTCACATGTTATTCAG GCTGAATTTGCTACATCTGCTGTCGATTTCCTCCATAGAGTTGGTCGCACAGCAAGAGCAGGTCAACCTGGCCTTGTTACAAGCCTGTATACAGAAGCAAACCGTGATCTTGTCTCTGCAATTCGCCAAGCTGAAAAACAGGGTCTACCT
- the LOC113753489 gene encoding DNA polymerase lambda isoform X1, giving the protein MAPRRSTPAITNKTKKKAKSPPSDPQGMFSGMVVHLIESGVQARRLQIWKHRLEQLGAKIEVDFSKNVTHVFALNLDTLIQKVDLELVKRLKTIVLSYQWLEDSLREGKKVLEESYILSLERGGGDKISNTAEETFPKLLNDVHSGASETLQQKRIRISPMDLADTNLKNTVKLEENAVPESPDSSSGSYGSMHSLSPEITGPSIDAQHKTVLTSDSALLYSPPDLNRNITEIFGRLINIYRALGDDWRSFSYHKAIPVIEKLPFKIESVEQVKHLPGIGKSMQDHIQEIVTTGKLSKLEHFETDEKVKTISLFGEIWGIGPATALKLYEKGHRTLDDLKNEESLTNAQRLGLKYFDDIRKRIPRHEVEEMGHLLKKAGDDVLPGVEIVCGGSYRRGKASCGDLDILITHPDGKSHVGFLPQYVKHLKDMKFLREDLVFSVHSEEGTDSGVDTYFGLCTYPGRELRHRIDFKVYPRDIHAFGLIAWTGNDVLNRRLRILAESKGFRLDDTGLFPATRGSGGQRGKGSASLKLRTEKEVFDFLGFPWLEPHERNL; this is encoded by the exons ATGGCGCCAAGGAGAAGCACTCCTGCTATTACTAATAAGACGAAGAAGAAGGCTAAATCTCCGCCGTCCGATCCTCAAGGAATGTTCTCCGGGATGGTTGTTCACTTAATCGAAAGCGGAGTTCAGGCCCGTCGGTTACAG ATTTGGAAGCACAGATTAGAGCAATTGGGGGCGAAAATAGAGGTTGATTTCTCGAAAAATGTTACGCATGTGTTTGCTTTAAACTTAGATACATTGATTCAAAAAGTTGATCTTGAACTCGTAAAGCGCTTGAAAACG ATAGTTCTCAGTTATCAGTGGCTTGAAGACAGCTtgagagaaggaaaaaaagtacTTGAAGAATCATATATTCTGTCATTGGAGAGAGGAGGAGGTGACAAGATAAGCAACACTGCAGAAGAAACTTTCCCCAAACTCTTGAATGATGTCCATTCTGGTGCTAGTGAAACATTACAGCAAAAAAGGATCAGAATTTCACCAATGGATCTTGCAGATACAAATCTGAAGAACACAGTCAAATTGGAGGAAAATGCAGTACCTGAGTCACCTGATTCTTCAAGTGGTTCATATGGCTCTATGCATTCTTTAAGTCCCGAAATCACTGGCCCATCAATTGATGCTCAACACAAGACT GTTTTGACTTCAGACTCAGCCTTGCTTTACAGTCCTCCTGATTTAAACAGGAATATAACTGAGATATTTGGGAGGCTTATAAACATATATAGAG CTCTTGGTGACGATTGGAGGTCATTTAGCTATCACAAAGCCATTCCTGTGATTGAAAAGCTGCCTTTCAAAATTGAGAGTGTGGAACAGGTTAAACACTTACCTGGTATTGGCAAGTCAATGCAAGATCAC ATTCAGGAGATAGTGACAACTGGGAAGTTATCCAAGTTGGAGCACTTTGAGACGGATGAAAAG GTAAAGACAATTAGTTTGTTTGGAGAAATATGGGGAATTGGTCCAGCCACTGCTTTGAAGCTTTATGAAAAAGGCCACCGAACTTTGGATGACCTGAAAAATGAGGAGTCATTGACAAATGCACAGAGGTTGGGGTTGAAGTACTTTGATGATATCAGAAAAAGGATTCCAAGGCATGAG GTTGAAGAGATGGGACATCTTCTAAAGAAAGCTGGAGATGATGTTTTGCCTGGG GTAGAAATTGTTTGTGGAGGATCTTATCGACGGGGAAAGGCTTCTTGTGGGGATTTGGACATATTAATTACTCATCCTGATGGTAAAAG TCATGTAGGCTTTCTCCCACAGTATGTGAAGCACCTGAAAGACATGAAGTTCTTGAGAGAAGATTTGGTCTTTAGTGTTCACAGTGAAGAG GGTACAGATTCAGGAGTGGACACTTACTTTGGCCTTTGCACTTACCCTGGACGAGAATTGCGGCACCGCATAGACTTCAAG GTTTATCCAAGGGACATCCATGCATTTGGATTGATAGCTTGGACGGGGAATGACGTATTGAACAGGAG GTTGAGAATACTGGCAGAATCCAAGGGTTTCCGATTGGATGATACAGGGTTATTTCCAGCTACTCGTGGCTCTGGTGGCCAACGG GGTAAAGGTAGTGCCAGTTTGAAACTTCGGACAGAAAAAGAGGTCTTTGATTTCCTTGGCTTTCCTTGGCTTGAACCGCATGAAAGAAATTTATAA
- the LOC113753489 gene encoding DNA polymerase lambda isoform X2, with translation MAPRRSTPAITNKTKKKAKSPPSDPQGMFSGMVVHLIESGVQARRLQIVLSYQWLEDSLREGKKVLEESYILSLERGGGDKISNTAEETFPKLLNDVHSGASETLQQKRIRISPMDLADTNLKNTVKLEENAVPESPDSSSGSYGSMHSLSPEITGPSIDAQHKTVLTSDSALLYSPPDLNRNITEIFGRLINIYRALGDDWRSFSYHKAIPVIEKLPFKIESVEQVKHLPGIGKSMQDHIQEIVTTGKLSKLEHFETDEKVKTISLFGEIWGIGPATALKLYEKGHRTLDDLKNEESLTNAQRLGLKYFDDIRKRIPRHEVEEMGHLLKKAGDDVLPGVEIVCGGSYRRGKASCGDLDILITHPDGKSHVGFLPQYVKHLKDMKFLREDLVFSVHSEEGTDSGVDTYFGLCTYPGRELRHRIDFKVYPRDIHAFGLIAWTGNDVLNRRLRILAESKGFRLDDTGLFPATRGSGGQRGKGSASLKLRTEKEVFDFLGFPWLEPHERNL, from the exons ATGGCGCCAAGGAGAAGCACTCCTGCTATTACTAATAAGACGAAGAAGAAGGCTAAATCTCCGCCGTCCGATCCTCAAGGAATGTTCTCCGGGATGGTTGTTCACTTAATCGAAAGCGGAGTTCAGGCCCGTCGGTTACAG ATAGTTCTCAGTTATCAGTGGCTTGAAGACAGCTtgagagaaggaaaaaaagtacTTGAAGAATCATATATTCTGTCATTGGAGAGAGGAGGAGGTGACAAGATAAGCAACACTGCAGAAGAAACTTTCCCCAAACTCTTGAATGATGTCCATTCTGGTGCTAGTGAAACATTACAGCAAAAAAGGATCAGAATTTCACCAATGGATCTTGCAGATACAAATCTGAAGAACACAGTCAAATTGGAGGAAAATGCAGTACCTGAGTCACCTGATTCTTCAAGTGGTTCATATGGCTCTATGCATTCTTTAAGTCCCGAAATCACTGGCCCATCAATTGATGCTCAACACAAGACT GTTTTGACTTCAGACTCAGCCTTGCTTTACAGTCCTCCTGATTTAAACAGGAATATAACTGAGATATTTGGGAGGCTTATAAACATATATAGAG CTCTTGGTGACGATTGGAGGTCATTTAGCTATCACAAAGCCATTCCTGTGATTGAAAAGCTGCCTTTCAAAATTGAGAGTGTGGAACAGGTTAAACACTTACCTGGTATTGGCAAGTCAATGCAAGATCAC ATTCAGGAGATAGTGACAACTGGGAAGTTATCCAAGTTGGAGCACTTTGAGACGGATGAAAAG GTAAAGACAATTAGTTTGTTTGGAGAAATATGGGGAATTGGTCCAGCCACTGCTTTGAAGCTTTATGAAAAAGGCCACCGAACTTTGGATGACCTGAAAAATGAGGAGTCATTGACAAATGCACAGAGGTTGGGGTTGAAGTACTTTGATGATATCAGAAAAAGGATTCCAAGGCATGAG GTTGAAGAGATGGGACATCTTCTAAAGAAAGCTGGAGATGATGTTTTGCCTGGG GTAGAAATTGTTTGTGGAGGATCTTATCGACGGGGAAAGGCTTCTTGTGGGGATTTGGACATATTAATTACTCATCCTGATGGTAAAAG TCATGTAGGCTTTCTCCCACAGTATGTGAAGCACCTGAAAGACATGAAGTTCTTGAGAGAAGATTTGGTCTTTAGTGTTCACAGTGAAGAG GGTACAGATTCAGGAGTGGACACTTACTTTGGCCTTTGCACTTACCCTGGACGAGAATTGCGGCACCGCATAGACTTCAAG GTTTATCCAAGGGACATCCATGCATTTGGATTGATAGCTTGGACGGGGAATGACGTATTGAACAGGAG GTTGAGAATACTGGCAGAATCCAAGGGTTTCCGATTGGATGATACAGGGTTATTTCCAGCTACTCGTGGCTCTGGTGGCCAACGG GGTAAAGGTAGTGCCAGTTTGAAACTTCGGACAGAAAAAGAGGTCTTTGATTTCCTTGGCTTTCCTTGGCTTGAACCGCATGAAAGAAATTTATAA